A genomic segment from Hippoglossus stenolepis isolate QCI-W04-F060 chromosome 3, HSTE1.2, whole genome shotgun sequence encodes:
- the mitfa gene encoding melanocyte inducing transcription factor a: MEVLKVQSHLDNPSKYHIQQAQRQQVRQYLSTTLGGKAGNQCPSQPPEHGMPPGPGSSAPNSPMALLTLTSNCEKEMDDVIDDIISLESSYNEDVLGLMDPGLQINNQLPVSGNLLDVYGNQGLPGLAISSSCPPNIKREYSAPGMKQVLDKSGSCSQYENYQRQEGFPVEAEVRAMAKERQKKDNHNLIERRRRFNINDRIKELGTLIPKSNDPDMRWNKGTILKASVDYIRKLQREQQRAKELECRQRKVEHANRHLMLRIQELEIQARAHGLTVVSSPSVCTSELLARAIKQEPVLGDCPADLYQHSSDPDMSPPTTLDLNNGTITFDQIPSDGGDPGPYGNSRTCKMKELVRDSLSLISSSDPLLSSMSPDGSNNASSHHSSSSSMEEKEHSC, translated from the exons GTGCAGTCTCACCTGGATAATCCCTCCAAGTACCACATCCAGCAGGCCCAGAGGCAGCAGGTCAGACAGTATCTGTCCACCACCCTGGGTGGTAAAGCCGGCAACCAGTGTCCCAGCCAGCCCCCTGAGCACGGCATGCCGCCTGGACCCGGCAGCAGCGCCCCCAACAGTCCCATGGCCCTGCTCACCCTCACCTCCAACTGTGAAAAAGAA aTGGATGATGTCATCGATGATATTATTAGCTTGGAGTCAAGTTACAATGAAGACGTTCTTGGACTGATGGACCCAGGACTCCAAATTAACAACCAG CTCCCTGTGTCTGGCAACCTTCTTGATGTTTATGGTAATCAAGGACTCCCGGGCCTCGCCATCAGCAGCTCCTGTCCACCCAACATTAAAAGGGAATACTCAG CTCCTGGCATGAAGCAAGTACTGGACAAGTCTGGATCCTGTAGCCAGTATGAAAACTATCAAAGGCAAGAGGGCTTTCCAGTAG AGGCTGAGGTTCGTGCTATGGCTAAAGAGAGACAAAAGAAGGACAACCACAATTTAA TTGAACGAAGACGGAGATTCAACATCAACGACCGCATCAAAGAGCTGGGAACTTTGATCCCCAAGTCAAATGACCC AGACATGCGCTGGAATAAGGGCACCATTCTGAAAGCCTCGGTGGACTACATCAGGAAGCTGCAGCgggagcagcagagagccaAGGAGCTGGAGTGCAGACAGAGGAAGGTGGAGCACGCAAACCGTCACCTGATGCTGCGTATACAG GAGTTGGAGATCCAGGCCCGCGCTCATGGTCTTACAGTGGTGTCATCCCCATCTGTCTGCACGTCAGAGTTATTGGCCCGAGCCATTAAACAGGAGCCCGTCCTTGGCGACTGTCCCGCAGACCTCTACCAGCACAGCTCGGACCCCGACATGTCCCCTCCAACCACACTGGACCTGAACAATGGCACCATCACCTTTGACCAGATCCCTTCAGACGGTGGGGACCCCGGCCCCTATGGAAACTCCAGGACCTGTAAAATGAAGGAGTTGGTGAGGGACAGCCTGTCGTTGATTTCCTCGAGTGATCCCCTGCTCTCCTCTATGTCCCCAGACGGCTCCAACAACGCCAGCAGCCACCACAGTTCCAGCTCCAGtatggaggagaaggagcacaGCTGTTAG
- the eevs gene encoding 2-epi-5-epi-valiolone synthase: protein MGKVPLENDAKEKKTEFSLVRVKSTWKRTRGTKANMDTADCVSDAKIYESITEQGTSWTVVSPIVFTYKVTETHNLLDPCNDTLLLGQITDPQQLEDIKKSSKPLKRFIVVDQEVYKIYGSKLTEYLEANNVLYKILALPTTEENKSMDIALKIIEEVNNFSLDRRKEPIIAMGGGVCLDIVGLAASLYRRRTPYIRVPTTLLSYIDASVGAKTGVNFANCKNKLGAYVPPVAVFLDLSFIQTIPRRHISNGLAEMLKMALMKHRGLFELLEKHGLMLLDTKFQTDKSIDGHNRLQAASRATRLAITTMLEELAPNLWEDDLNRLVDFGHLISPALEMKVLPSLLHGEAVNIDMSYMVYVSQESGLLTEEEKQRIISCMVGLELPVWHEACTMELIQKSLQDRLKHSGGLIRMPLPVGLGQADIFNDTSYETLHRAYEKWRDELSVSHCTSSIRSVKL from the exons ATGGGAAAGGTACCTCTGGAGAACGAcgccaaagaaaagaaaaccgaGTTCAGCTTAGTGCGCGTCAAAAGTACCTGGAAGCGTACCCGGGGAACGAAGGCCAACATGGACACAGCTGACTGTGTTTCTGATGCAAAAAT CTATGAGAGCATCACAGAGCAGGGCACCTCTTGGACAGTGGTGAGCCCCATTGTCTTCACCTACAAGGTAACCGAGACTCACAACTTGCTGGACCCATGCAACGACACACTCCTGCTGGGTCAAATCACCGACCCGCAGCAGTTGGAGGACATTAAAAAATCAAGCAAGCCACTCAAACGCTTCATAGTCGTTGACCAGGAGGTCTACAAAATCTACGGTTCCAAGCTGACTGAGTACTTAGAGGCCAACAATGTCCTGTACAAGATCTTGGCTCTACCCACCACTGAGGAGAACAAATCCATGGACATAGCCTTGAAGATCATAGAGGAGGTCAACAACTTCTCCCTTGACCGGCGCAAGGAGCCCATCATCGCCATGGGTGGAGGAGTGTGCCTTGATATTGTCGGCCTGGCCGCCTCACTCTACAGGCGACGCACTCCTTACATCAGAGTCCCGACCACCCTGCTCTCGTACATCGATGCGAGTGTGGGGGCAAAGACAGGGGTTAACTTTGCAAACTGCAAGAATAAGCTCGGTGCCTACGTTCCACCCGTTGCTGTCTTCCTGGACCTGTCCTTCATACAAACCATTCCTCGAAGGCACATCTCCAACGGGCTGGCGGAGATGTTAAAA ATGGCCTTGATGAAGCACAGAGGCCTCTTTGAGCTCCTTGAGAAGCATGGTCTTATGCTGCTGGACACTAAATTCCAGACTGATAAAAGCATAGATGGGCACAACCGCCTCCAGGCTGCATCGAGGGCAACTCGTTTAGCCATCACGACTATGCTCGAGGAGCTTGCCCCCAACCTTTGGGAAGATGACCTAAACAGACTTGTGGACTTTGGACACCTAATCAGTCCAGCATTAGAGATG AAAGTTCTCCCATCTCTCCTGCATGGTGAGGCAGTGAACATTGATATGTCTTACATGGTTTACGTATCTCAAGAGAGTGGTCTattgacagaggaggagaagcaaaGGATCATCAGCTGCATGGTGGGCCTGGAGCTCCCCGTCTGGCATGAGGCATGCACCATGGAGCTCATACAGAAGTCTCTGCAGGACAGACTGAAGCACTCTGGTGGCCTCATCAGAATGCCTCTGCCTGTTGGTCTTGGGCAAGCAG ACATTTTTAATGACACATCTTATGAGACCCTGCACAGAGCTTACGAAAAATGGCGTGACGAGCTGAGCGTCAGCCACTGCACCAGTTCAATCCGAAGTGTAAAACTGTAg